A region of Armatimonadota bacterium DNA encodes the following proteins:
- a CDS encoding pyruvate dehydrogenase complex E1 component subunit beta yields the protein MPQITYREALNQALREEMLRDENVFVIGEEVAEYGGAYKVTQGLFEEFGGRRVVDTPISEEAIAGTGIGAAMVGLRPVIEMMTINFSMLAIDQIVNHGAKLRYMSGGQVQVGAVVRGPQGGGLQLGAQHSQSLESWYAHVPGLKVVCPGTPADAKGLLKSAIRDGNLVMFLESEALYGSKGEVPDGEYLIPLGRADIKRPGEHVTIITYSRMLGLSLKAADELAEGGIDAEVLDLMTISPMDTDAIVNSLEKTHRAVVVEEDWRSFGVGAEVAARLQESAFDYLDAPIMRVATAEVPMPFSRPLEQLALPQVEDIVRVVKQVM from the coding sequence ATGCCTCAGATCACATACAGAGAAGCATTGAACCAGGCCCTGCGCGAGGAAATGCTCCGCGACGAGAACGTGTTCGTCATCGGCGAGGAAGTCGCGGAGTACGGCGGCGCGTACAAAGTCACGCAGGGGCTGTTCGAGGAGTTCGGAGGAAGGCGTGTCGTGGACACGCCGATCTCCGAGGAAGCGATCGCAGGAACCGGGATCGGGGCGGCGATGGTCGGTCTGAGGCCGGTAATCGAGATGATGACCATCAACTTCTCGATGCTCGCCATTGACCAGATCGTGAACCACGGCGCCAAACTGCGGTATATGTCCGGCGGGCAGGTCCAGGTCGGGGCGGTAGTTCGGGGCCCCCAGGGCGGCGGACTGCAACTCGGCGCGCAGCACTCCCAGTCCCTCGAATCGTGGTACGCGCACGTCCCCGGCCTCAAGGTCGTCTGCCCCGGTACGCCGGCCGATGCCAAGGGCCTGCTGAAGAGCGCGATCCGCGACGGCAACCTGGTGATGTTCCTCGAGAGCGAGGCCCTCTACGGCAGCAAAGGCGAGGTTCCTGACGGGGAGTACCTCATCCCCCTGGGTAGAGCGGATATCAAACGCCCGGGCGAACATGTCACGATCATCACCTACTCGCGGATGCTCGGACTGTCGCTCAAAGCCGCCGACGAACTGGCGGAGGGGGGCATTGACGCCGAGGTCCTGGACCTGATGACGATCAGCCCGATGGACACGGACGCGATCGTGAACTCGCTGGAGAAGACGCACAGGGCGGTCGTGGTCGAGGAAGACTGGCGGTCGTTCGGCGTGGGGGCCGAGGTGGCCGCGCGCCTTCAGGAGTCGGCTTTCGACTACCTCGACGCGCCGATAATGCGCGTGGCGACGGCCGAAGTCCCGATGCCGTTCTCGAGACCGCTCGAGCAGTTGGCGCTGCCGCAGGTGGAAGACATCGTGAGGGTCGTCAAGCAGGTCATGTGA